The Chrysemys picta bellii isolate R12L10 chromosome 3, ASM1138683v2, whole genome shotgun sequence DNA window TCCACTGGTATCTACTCATCTACTGCCAAACACAACATCTGTTTGCTTTGTTACCTGCATGAACATTACTGTGTTGGGCTAGCGAGGCTCTCAGTCCAAACGTTTTCCCACAAACATCACATTTATAGGGCTTAGCTCCCATGTGGCATCGCTTATGGCATTTTAAGTATTCATTGGTGGCAAAATGTTTTCCACACACATCACATTTAAAGAGACGCTctcctgtaaaaaaaaacaaaagatattCTGAATTCTCTTACCAGTTACTTCCATAACCTCTTCCTGGCCAAGTCcaatgttttgttgttttttgtccaTGCTTatcctcctgctccctttgacACATTTGATCAGTCCCTTCTCCTGGACTATCATTAACCTTTTGATTTCCATGAGTCTGTGCTCTCTTGGTTTTCAACTGGCTTCCCATCCACCATGCTTTGTTGGCATCTCTCAGGGCTCTGActccttttttccctcttcaCCATATCCCTATATGACCTCATTAAgaaaataagaacggccatactgggtcagaccaatagtccatctagcccagtatcctggcttccaacagtggccaatgccaggtgcttcagagggaatgaacagaacaggcaagcattgagtgatccatcccattgtccaTGCCCCCCTGCCCATTCTGTCCAATAGCCcttgaatttatttaatttatttatcttccatgaatttatttaattctttttgaacgctgttatgattttggccttcataacatcccctggcaaagagttccactggttgactgtgtgttgtgtgaagaaattcttccctttgtttgttttaaacttgcggcctattaatttcattgggtgacccctaggtcttgtgTTATGCAAAGGAGAaagtaacatttccttattcactttatcCACACCTGTCAAGATTTCATAggcctctaccatatcccccttagttgtctcttttccaaactgaaaaatcccactctttttaatctcttctcatatggaagctattccatacccctaatcatttttgctgtccttctctgtaccttttccaattctaatatatcttttttgagatggggcgaccagatctgcatgcagtattcaaggtgtgggcgtaccatggatttatatagagacattatgatattttctgtcttaccaTCTATcgctttcctaatggttcctaacattctgttagcttttttgactgtcactgcacattgagcgaatattttcagagaactatccacaatgactccaagatctctttcttgagaggtaacagctaatttagatcccatcattttgtatgtacagtagaacctcagagttatgagcacCTCGGGAATAGAgtctgttcataactctgaacaaaatgttatgttctttcaaaagtttacagctgaacattgacttaatgcagctttgaaactttattatgcagaagaaaaatgcttttaaccatctggctggtgagtcttgcccacataccCAGGGTTTAgctgactgccatatttggggtcaggaaggaattttcctccagggcagactggcagaggccctgggagtTTTTCGCCTTTCTCAGCAGTGtggggcaagggtcacttgctggaagattctctgcatcttgaagtctttaaatcatgatttgaggacttcaatggctcagacacaggtttgatacaggagtgggtgggtgagattctgtggcctgcgaagtgcaggaggtcagactagatgatcataatggtcccttctgaccttaaagtctatgattctatgatcttaatttaaacgaaacaagcacagaaacagtttccttaccttgccaaatctttttttttttaaactttccctttttttttagtagtttacatttatcaCAGTACCgtattgtatttgtttgttttttatccaTGCCTACTGCTgctgtacttctggttccaaatgagggctgtggttgactggtcagtttgtaactctggtgttcgtaactctgaggctcTACTGTCTAGTTGGCATTATGTTTTCTAGTGTGCATTacttggcagatgaaattcaatgttgataaatgcaattttgtgagatccctttggagcTCTTCGCAGTGTGCTTTGGACGTAACGATTTACTCACTTAGCCTCAGTTGCCATTTCTATGCAGATGATTCCCAAAATCCATCTCTCTATCCCAATCTCTTTCTTCAGTCTTGCATCTCAGACAGTCTTGCATCTCTGATGTCCAGGTACCCAAATGGCCCTCTTCATCTGAGTACCTCCCGTGAGTTAAAAATATAACGTGCACTTCTCTGCCCCCACCTATTCCCTGCTGCTAAGAGGCTGAGGAATTTAGATTATTTCTTTTCTACTGGGATGTCCTGCAAACAACTTGTATTCAACCTGACCAAATAAAAGGGTGAGACAGGTACAGGGCGAGGCCCACAGTGTTTAATTCCTACCTGTATGTGTCCTCTTGTGACCATTTAGTTTGCCTTTGTCAGCAAAGCAAGCTCCGCAGTCCTCACAAATATATGGCTTTTCTCCTGTATGGGACCTACAGGCAATGAAACACAGAGAGATATTGAGAAAACACAGCTAGACAGgcagtgcctaatttgtaatggAAGAGGTGCCAAGGCACAAGCAATTTTTTTCCCTGTCATAACTGAGGCAGCGAGCCCGGAGGTGTCAGGGCTATGAAACACCAAGCTTAgatgtgccagggctcagccctggcaagccccagcacaaattaagcactgtagaCAGGGGGGTTTAAAATAGCATTTCCTCTTGAAATTAATTTCCTCTACTGTGGATGTTATGGTCCTGGGGAGTTTGCCTAGATTTTCTATGTGGGAGTTGGCATAAATGTGTTCAGCTCAGCAAGGAAATTGAAGGTTTGCATGCATATTACATCAAAGGTGCATGCAGACCCCAAGGTGTACTTGCAACGAATGACCCTATCTGACGCTTGGGATTTTTGCATGAAtagagtggggggaagaggagagcctAGAGAATCCTTGGCAAAAACATTTATACTCCTCAGATCGAGTCAGTCCGTGTAGCTTCATTAATCTGAAGGAACTCGACTGACTCACACCGGTTCAGGATCATTCCCTTACAATGCCTTAAAGAGGAGCATGCAAGATTTCCCTCTGGctgttcctttctttttcttccttcatGCCTCAACAGCAGTAACAGCCCTAAAACTCTGTGGCCACAAGGACTGACAGCCCAACTATATTGTCCTATACTGGCTGCTAGACGATACACCAGAGTGACGAACACAATATCCTACTCCTCTGAGAAGCTCCTGCTACTGATCAACTCCTTGTGTGAGTATATGTATGCTCTTGCTGTGATCCAGCCAGGAACTGATAAAGCCAGGGGTTATTTCAAATAAAAGGGCTGCTTGCCTATCTTAGCAGGAGAATGAGGTAAAGGAGAGAGAACAACAGTGAGGGCAGACAGACAAGAGCAGGTGACCCgacgaagagctctgtgtggcttgaaagcttgtctctcacccccacagaagttggtccaataaaatatttccTCATCCACCTgactttctaatatcctggggccaacatgTCTACAATTACACTACATACAACATGTGGTTCCTAGACATTTACACAAACATATTACTTTAGTTTATCATCAAGACTGTATTTGTCTTTGGAAGGGAAAAAACCCTCAAGTGTAGCAGGTATCGATGACCTCACTATTTATAAATGTGACAAACATACTGGGGCAGAtactctgctggtgtaaactggcaccaCTCCACTGAAGAAAGACTTGCTCCCATTGATCTCAATTTAAATACTGGCTTTTCAAAAATTCTACTTTAGTTCTAGTGATCTTGGACCTCACTGATGGGTCTGCTATTTCCAAACAGCAGAGAAGAGCCAGAACTTACAAAAGACTGGCGGCTGCTGCTTTGGTGGTGGTAACGACAATGTGgatgtgttttttttccttaGGCTAGCAGCAGATCTCTCCAGGCTTCTACAGTGTGTCCTAGGCTATCATTCTCAACGTGTGTAAATCACACAAACTGCACCCagctgtgaggtagggcagtgctattgtccccattttacaggtggggaactgaggcacagagagactaaatgacatgcccaaggtcacacacaaagtctgtgacagagaaggggattgaacctgggtctcctaaatCTGAgaccagtgccctaaccactgggtaaTCCTTCCTCTCTTGCCATTTTTTACACTCTCTGAGGATCTGTCTCAATCTTATTTGGAAGTAATCCCTATTTGCTTGCCTATGTATGAATGGTACTGCTATGTTTTAAGTCTTTCCCAAAGGTGAGGTAATGACCCTGGAGTAGACAAACAActttacagaaataaaagaaCTAAACTTCGTTAATCATTGATATTACAGGCCAACATAAATCCCCGCATTCCTCTATTACATGGATACTGCAGAAATAGACTGGGGGACAGTGGGTCGTCCAAGGGAAGGAGTGCTGAAGCAGGGTGCATGCAGGGTTCAGTAACGGGAGAAGTGCGACTGTAGGCTGACCTGGTGTGGATCTTAAGCTGTGACGGCTGTGCAAATTTTGAATGACAAATGCTACATTCGTAGGGTTTTTCCCCTGTATGTGTCCGCATGTGAAACACCAATGCCGTTCGAGAGCTCAGAATCTTCCCACAGACCGAACACAGTGGGCGCTTCACTCTCCCTTCATGCTTCCGCATATAATGTGTCCTCACGTCTCTCTTTCTTTTAAACGTAGCATTGCAGATGGTGCAGGCAAACTGCCTTTCTTCAGTGTGGACACACGCTCTGTGCTCTTTCCAGCTGTTGTAGCTAGCAAATGACTTGCTACAGATATCACACTGATAGACTTTACCGGGCAAGGACTGATGAACATCTTTGCAGTGATCCACATATTTTTTCCGAGATACAAACTGTTCATCACATTTATCGCATGTTATAACATAGGCAGACTTCTTAGTTACCCGGGCCTTATTTACCTTCTTTATTTTAAAGTCTTCACCCGATTCATTTTCTTCAGCATCTTTATCATTACAGGAGTCATCGTCGTCATCCGTACTAACATCCTCGTTATCTTTACTGCCATCTGCTTCAGAATAAACTGCATCGTAAtctccctcctctttccccttcaCATTTGTTTCTTCTTCATCCTCATCCCCGTCTTCATTTTCGTCTTCTCTGTTAGCTTCAGCTTCATCATATTGCCCCTTCCTTTCTTCCCCTTCATTGCTGCAATCCACTCGTGCATTAGATGAGCTCCCTGGTTCTTCCTCGTAGTCCATGGCTTCTTTGCTCCTGGTAGCTTTTCGCAACCCAGTATCTGATGCCCCATCCCATCTTTCTTTGCTAATATTTGTTTCACAATATGTTGCATCTGGTCTATCTGCAGGTGGAACTACCATCCAGTAGACTGGCATAAGCTTCCTGTCTTGCCCAGATTCATGTCTTTTTCTGTTAAAAACAGAACACAACCATAGTAGTTAAACACCTGGTTTTATATGCATGCACACTGAAGGAATCGGGTTTCTCATATTCATTTTAATGTTGCCTTTCACAAACTAGTAGAACATCTAGAACAAGAGAGCAAGGAAATATTGCAGAAAGGTGAGACCAGATAATTAACGATAACTGAAGTGTCTTATGCAAGTTATTCTGTAGAAGCATTACTTAAACTGTTGGGTATCCTTGCTTTCACAGCTAGCAATGGCTATTACACGGAGGGACTGGCAGAAGTTTAAAAGCAGTAGGTCCTCAGGAAAGGACCCTTTCTAAAGCGAACATGTGTGTTGCCTGATTAATATCATGAGAGACTGTAAATGCAGTCTAACAAACGGGTTCTTACAAATACAACTTGAGATCCTCTTGCTTTACTTTTAATTAAATTAAGAATAATAAATACTAAATGGCAAACTTTTAAATATCTACTGCATCTGACCCTTAGTACCTCCTTAAAGAAGCACATTATATTTGCTACATTTGACCCTGAAACACTTTGTGTGTGATTCTTAAACAACAAAACCGATGTTTTGCTTTAATTGAAAGGTTAAGAATTTCATTTTAGGCCATATATGATTTCCCCATAATGCAAAGGCACTATTCAGTTCTAAGATACATGGAAGAAATTCCCAATGTTTTCACAATGGACATGCACATGGGAAGGTGGATAAGAAGGCAGAACTGGGATTCATCACTTCAGTGTAATCTTGAGTTCCCTGTTACAATGCAGTGACTATGGAAAGATATGCagtgtttggtttttaaacaaATTAGAAATGTCATTGAATGGGCAAAATTTATGCAATGACATGCCTGCTTTGTGCATGCAATTATACAAAGCAAATCTGTTAACTGTTTGTGCAGATAGTCGATTATGGTAATCTGTCTTTTTAATAGAGTTACTACAGTACTTAGCACAACAGAATCCCAATACTTAACTAGAGCCCTTAGgcactatcataatacaaataaacaagaaCATAAACATTTTCTTATAAAAAATACTAGCAGGTTGCAACATCTCTATTTGTATAAACTGCAGCATCAACAGTTTTCTTATTAATTTAGGGCCAGATACAGATACCCTTATGAACACTGAGATAAGTGTATCAACATCTGTCTCAAAGAAATAGGTAATCCTGCACAGTCTATGTTTGAACTGTTAACAAccacaaatttaaaacaaattgtcTGGGAGATTTGTGAGATCGATCTGCTTTCCCTCTGCAGGTGACAATAAGATAACACAGAAAATGAAACAGAGTACCACACTGCATTCTTTTGAAAGATCACAGTTTGTGTGCTGGGCACACAGAAGACTGATACTGTGTAACTGCAAATGCTTTAAGAGTCTGGAATTATCTGCTCATCCTGCTATTGTGGATTTCACTCCTACTGTActacttcatttatttttctacTCCTATCTCTTCAGTCTGCATTTTCCTAAAATTTAGCTTCACTCAACCCTCCTCTTTGAGCTCACTGTCTATACTATACAGAACCTAATTCTTTTAGTCAATCACACTTCTCTCCCCGAGCACCTCTTGTTTCTTTCTCACTATACACATCAGTGTCACACAAAAGTCTTTGCATGCAGATTTTCTTTAGAAACAGATGGATGGTATCTTTTTACATATGTAATCTCATGAGGGGATTCTTTAAAGTGTCAATGTTATTGATTTATTAAATGCATTAATAAAATTTAAGAAAGAATTACATATATGGATAAAACTATTCTCTGTAGTTGCATTAGCTAGGATAAAGTTACAGGGGCCAATAATCCTCATGCTTGAGTGGAAGCTTGGTCTTGTGGTGAAGGTGCTGGATTGGACTcggaagatctgggttcaaagCCTAGACCTGCTACAGGCTTCTTGTGTCATCATGGGCAATTTCTGTGTGTCCTAGTTCCCTgtggggaaaataatacagcagcaTGGATTTGATTTAagtcactagtcaggaagactcgatttaatcatggttttctacataaaagtgcattcttgttggttgttataaccttaatacatcttcttcacaactcagagatagacgTAGGTTTCATTTTAGACGGTACacacaatgtatttttaaagtgatttattttgaaaaaaatttctGATTCGTTTTACAGccatatcagaaaatgaatggttgtttggttatttcatttaccaaaggtaattgaagcagatatttatgtagtcattgggaggtgaactatctccaattcaacaggctaATCATCAGACCAGTTTCCTACctggaggctgctctaatttatgcctgTGGCTCCAATATGGGTTAAGGCAGTCAGATAATGGGAGTATAGGGATATACCCCCTATACATCCACAGGGGGCACGGTGAAGTAGGAGCCATAACAATGGCATGGTCTCAACAAAGGATTGCTCCATACTGGAGCCATCCTCTTATTGGCAACTATTCTAGTTTTAGGGCTGCTTTGAGTTGACTCCAACACAGCAGATCTGGGCCCATGATTTCAACTATACAGGACTCAGgaggagagaaaataaaaacGTATATATTTAAATACCTCACATATGATCTAACATTTCTTCTCCATATTTAATAGTGCCAATATCTCAGGACCTCCCAAACATGTACATCACTTGGCCTTTTCCATGGCTGGGGAAGCAGAGGACTCCAGAGGGAGCCAGAAAAGAGGAATCAGTTCAGGACTCAGGAGGGCTGTAACAGCTGAAAGTCAGGAATtttgtcctgggccaatgggaaTTCTACATTTATGCTGTcataaaaattaaattctgtcTCTGTTTGCAGATCTGGAGACTTCTGTGAAATTTTACTGATTTGTTTCTAGTCAGTCAGTGCGGAAAAGGCCTGTGTGAATGCCCACACTACCTAGATACAGCCGGCAGGGCATAGGATCAAATAAAAATAGATTTGTGATCACCCACTTAGCCGAGTCTTGTTCATTTTTAACACATCACAGTTCTCCCAGGCTCATGTTTAAAACCCAAAGGCTGAGACATTCAAAGCCACTAAAGGGGATTTAGCTACACAACTCCCAATAATTTCAATGTATTTAAATCCCCTGcatggctttgaaaatgtcagcccagTGCTGTTGCAAACGGATAATATCCTGACTCAAagcccactgtagtcaatggaaagactcctattgccTTCCAAGAGCCCAAAGAACCTAGCTCTGAAGCAATCAGGATCTTGAAAATACCCCTCTCTCAatgcccagacacacacacacacaaaatgctgtACCTTACATGGGTATTGTAAGCAGACCTCTGAGCAAAGCTGGCTGGGCAGCGTTCACACTTATAaggtttctctccagtgtgggtTCGAATGTGAACTGTCAGGCCGCATTTGGAGCTGATAACCTTGTTGCAGTATGGACACGCCTGGGGATTCCTTTTCTTTTCATGCACCCTCCGGATATGGTCATTTATATCCTTCGGGCGCTTGAACCTCTTCTCACAAAACACGCAGGGGAAGCGTCGCTCGTCATTGTGAACCGTGAGGCGGTGCTGCCTGAGGTTCTGGCGATTCGAGAAGAGCTGGTCGCACATATTGCAGCTGTGTTTGAGCACTATGTTGATGTCGTGTTCCAGCTCCATGTGTGACTGATAGTGTTTGATGAAATGGAATGACTGGTTACACTTCTCACACGTATACATTTGTGGCAAGACTTTTGATATGTTGCGAGGTGATTTCCTACGTTCGGTTTTACTGGGGAGCTCAGAAATTAAACTATTTTCATCCTCCTCCTGGCCAGGAAGCACACTTTTAATCactatgcaggtttcctttgagttTGACCGGTTTAGGGAACAATGGCTTGTCTTATTTTCCTCTGGGTTGACTGTATCCATGCTAATCATCTCACCTGTCtctattttgttctgtttgtctGACTTTACCATCCCAGCTTTCGACTCTGGAAGATCTGTCCCACCTTTATTGGGATTTGCAGGTTGTCCATCAACAATCTCGTAGTCTGGTAGCAATTTTCTGCATTCCTGGCTGTCCCAACATTTTCTCTTCATGGATGTCACCCCAATTTGGGAAGAATCATTCACTTCAATGTCTTCTGCTTGCTGGACACGAGCGCACTGGGACCCACCATTTGCACATATCTGACCTTTCAAATGGACACTCAAATCTAAGGCTTTTCTACCCTCTGCCTTCATTTCTTCACAAATGTCAAGCAAATCCTTGCACTCGAGTCTCTCGGCCACCTCCTTCATCCGATGCAACTTTTCTGCGTCAATCTCTacttctgcagtgtagacaaattCCAGAAAGGAGGTGAATTCTTCTGTGTAAATGTCCTGTAGCGTCACGGTGCAATTCTTAGCATCCAACATCTCACCGTGAAGAAAAAGCCCTTTAAAGTAATTGCTGGAAGCAGCCAAGACAGCCTTATGAACCAGAAACTCCTCCTGAATCCCAAGGTGCTCCGTATGGACCCTCACATCACAGAGGTGACCCAACTGATAGAGTGAATGCAGCGCACGCAGAAGGTTGGAAGCAGCAACTTTGGATTTCATTAGAATTTTCTTCTTCTCCATCCTGCcagaaaagaaaccaaaaaccAAGAGAGTCCATTAGAGCACATCTCATCCACCTGCACCAATCATCTTCACCTTCATCTTAACTGCAAAGTAGGCCATCACACTCACTCACACTAGTGACTGAGAGACTCCTTGGCCTTGCTCTCTTACCTTTTAATTCACAAAGCCTGACAAAGACTGTATGAGACCAAGGAACTAAATTATAAAACTCTTATAcggtgcttttcatctgtagatcccaaaacacttcacaaaggaggttaagtatcattatccccattttacaaatggacaaactgaggcacagagaagagacGTAATTTGCCGAAGGTCACCTAGCAAGCCAGTGGCAGGTTGGGaactgagtcccaatccagtgttcTACCCAGTAGGCCACACTACCTGCACGACAGCAACAGATAGTTAAATCTTTGTTGAGTAGAGAGTCTAGTGGGTTTTTAATGAGCATACCCAGGCTTGTAGGTTAATGGTGCGAGTGTGTGAGGTTCTACTGTTTGCAACACTTAAATTGTATGGATACTACTTACAGAAATATATAGAACATGCAAGAAAATAAAGACACAGATCTGGTTTAAAATTTTGGAAATGTTGACAGTAttttggcaaaaaaaacccaTTGAGACCTTCTTGATGGTTTTCATTCAGCCTAGAGGGATTGAAATTTTGtgatgaaaattttcaaacatttttcacaaaaaaaatctgcctttttCTAACTATCTCTAGACATGTCTAAATATTATGACAGTAAGACAGAAGCTTGATGGCTCTGTGGCTTTTCTGCCTCTAGACACACAAAACGCTAACACCGCATCTTAAACTATAAACCCGGAGGGGCAAAGAcagtctttttgtgtgtgtttgtacaggtcCCAGCAAAATGGTGCCATGATACTGACTTGGGCCTTTGGAAGACACCATAAATGTTTACTAATATCATATAAATGCCTCAATTATAGTACTGGATATCATTATTACTCTGGAATAAGTTATTGATCTAATAGGTTATGTCAATTCCACTAGCCCCATATGACCCGATTAGTACTCCTCACCCTGAAGAGTTTTATTCATAGGAAGTTATAGACACCCACCTACTGGGGCCCAATTTGAGAGGTGTGATAAGATGGGGTTCTCCAATCTTTGAGGCATATTTAGATATAGGTCCAGACAGCTCATGCCAAGTTATTTCAAAACTAAGTGATGAAAATGCTAAAACAGTCACTACATTACCTAGGACATTAGTAAGGGATTCATAGCTAGGAACTGATTTTGATCACTACGTTATCCATACCTCCAAGGTATATCCGATAGCTTTGAACAACTCTGGTAACACAAGGTAATGTCCCAATTCTGATATACTTACTCGCACTGAGCAGTACTGTGCTCCACTACTAGTGTAAGGAACTGTTCAGCGTAAGTAAGGATTTCAGAATCTACCCCTAAACTGGCAAACCTCTGCATATGAGCCAAAATGTCTATTCCTCATAACCTTTAGCCTACTATGGTATGCTGAGATTCAATATAATTCATGGAGTAAATTAAACTGCCCGAGTTTGTTTGGCATATGTTCCCTTATAGTGCTAGGAAAACAATAGCTTTAGGTTGGTGTCTCGTGACAGGTATAGGTCTTCCCTTGCTACAAATCCTATCCGTACAGAGTAGGTACACTCCAAATTCTTTACCCGGGTACCTTTTAGTTAGTACAGGGGGTCTTAGTAGTATAATGTAGTACGGTGATGTTAAACACCCAGCCGGAGGACCTGATCTAACCTATTAGATGTACTTATGTGGCTTTagagtacatttctagccctcctggatGCAAAATTAACCTCCCAAATGCAAAACAATTAGAAATCAATGATGCACTGCtgccttcctgagtctgcagacagcctgaaacaacaaCTTGGAGGTGTGAACTCCTTTGCTCCAATTCATCTCATAGTGATGTTAACTTGAGAGCATAACAGTGACACATTAAATAGTTAATttatataattatatgataattttattttatgataTGAGGAACAGGGTGGAAGTGAAGCCAATAGGAAGGAACTGGCTTTTGCTGTAGGGAAGGATATGCAGAGAAAAGACAGGAGAGAAAAGTTgagagaaacagaaagaaagatagagaaggaaaagaaacaagGCAGATACAGTGGGTCTCCTAAGAGTAAGTTAGTTTCCACACTGAGCGATTGATGAGCGTGGCTTTAATAAGAACAATAAACTAAAAATTTAGTTACTAAATCAAGACCTGATTCCACCCTTGATCTTTGTGAGGATCTTCCACTGACAGCACTGGGAGATCCACTATAGATTGAGGGAAGTATGGAATCCTAAATGAATGCCCCAACCATAACTAAAAAGATATTTGGTGCACTCCAAAAATGAGTTTGACACTCCTGGTCTAGTAGAAGACTAAAAAGTCTTATTATTTAATGTGTGTTTACCTAAACCGTATAACTTATTTACAAATAAATTTTAGAACCTAGAGAGGAGCACTAGGCCAAAGCAAATAGCTGGAGTGACTTTCTCTTGTTTGTTGGCTCCATTTTACAGGATGCAAAAGCTAGGTGGTGCAGTTACTTTAACCTTGATGTTGGAGTGTTTGCTTCTCAGTCAAGTAGTAACAATGGGCATTAAATTACATCAAGTTTTACTTTTGTTCCTTATGTGAATTACATGTTTGACATGACATGAAGTGTACTATTGGTGCATATAAAATGTGCAAATAAGAGGTCAAACTTGCCTTCAACATACTGTCCCATGATGCATAAACATCAATATACACCATAATGAATAGGTTTGAATAACAAGCTTAAAAGCTAAGCTAATGCAATTAAAAACAGCCAtagttaaaacacattttaatctGCAAGGCATAAATAATTCATGATTTGTGACTTCTAAAATAATGGTAACGCACTGTATATATTTCCTGGCTGCTATGTATTCCAGGATTTCTTAGCGATTATTTAGGTTTATTTAGAGAAGAGGGAAACAAAATACCTTTGTTAAAGGAAAGTACTTTTCAGAAGAGTAAaaagatgtgtgtgtatattggaATATGTCACCGAAGGCAGAAATTGACCCATTTGTTAGCTTAATCTTAGTCCTACCAGCACAAGATTGT harbors:
- the LOC101937412 gene encoding GDNF-inducible zinc finger protein 1-like isoform X2 yields the protein MEKKKILMKSKVAASNLLRALHSLYQLGHLCDVRVHTEHLGIQEEFLVHKAVLAASSNYFKGLFLHGEMLDAKNCTVTLQDIYTEEFTSFLEFVYTAEVEIDAEKLHRMKEVAERLECKDLLDICEEMKAEGRKALDLSVHLKGQICANGGSQCARVQQAEDIEVNDSSQIGVTSMKRKCWDSQECRKLLPDYEIVDGQPANPNKGGTDLPESKAGMVKSDKQNKIETGEMISMDTVNPEENKTSHCSLNRSNSKETCIVIKSVLPGQEEDENSLISELPSKTERRKSPRNISKVLPQMYTCEKCNQSFHFIKHYQSHMELEHDINIVLKHSCNMCDQLFSNRQNLRQHRLTVHNDERRFPCVFCEKRFKRPKDINDHIRRVHEKKRNPQACPYCNKVISSKCGLTVHIRTHTGEKPYKCERCPASFAQRSAYNTHVRKRHESGQDRKLMPVYWMVVPPADRPDATYCETNISKERWDGASDTGLRKATRSKEAMDYEEEPGSSSNARVDCSNEGEERKGQYDEAEANREDENEDGDEDEEETNVKGKEEGDYDAVYSEADGSKDNEDVSTDDDDDSCNDKDAEENESGEDFKIKKVNKARVTKKSAYVITCDKCDEQFVSRKKYVDHCKDVHQSLPGKVYQCDICSKSFASYNSWKEHRACVHTEERQFACTICNATFKRKRDVRTHYMRKHEGRVKRPLCSVCGKILSSRTALVFHMRTHTGEKPYECSICHSKFAQPSQLKIHTRSHTGEKPYICEDCGACFADKGKLNGHKRTHTGERLFKCDVCGKHFATNEYLKCHKRCHMGAKPYKCDVCGKTFGLRASLAQHSNVHAETRPYFCEQCGKTFTQQGALRRHQRIHTGEKPYKCRACERTFTDMSTLRRHVSIHDRNAHWRSFLIDLTTKKDHNWSKIETLSDVCMGEDSAPEIWSVDQGKLYKPESISVKKAEQRPSNVNMRDADHSLLYL
- the LOC101937412 gene encoding GDNF-inducible zinc finger protein 1-like isoform X4, coding for MEKKKILMKSKVAASNLLRALHSLYQLGHLCDVRVHTEHLGIQEEFLVHKAVLAASSNYFKGLFLHGEMLDAKNCTVTLQDIYTEEFTSFLEFVYTAEVEIDAEKLHRMKEVAERLECKDLLDICEEMKAEGRKALDLSVHLKGQICANGGSQCARVQQAEDIEVNDSSQIGVTSMKRKCWDSQECRKLLPDYEIVDGQPANPNKGGTDLPESKAGMVKSDKQNKIETGEMISMDTVNPEENKTSHCSLNRSNSKETCIVIKSVLPGQEEDENSLISELPSKTERRKSPRNISKVLPQMYTCEKCNQSFHFIKHYQSHMELEHDINIVLKHSCNMCDQLFSNRQNLRQHRLTVHNDERRFPCVFCEKRFKRPKDINDHIRRVHEKKRNPQACPYCNKVISSKCGLTVHIRTHTGEKPYKCERCPASFAQRSAYNTHVRKRHESGQDRKLMPVYWMVVPPADRPDATYCETNISKERWDGASDTGLRKATRSKEAMDYEEEPGSSSNARVDCSNEGEERKGQYDEAEANREDENEDGDEDEEETNVKGKEEGDYDAVYSEADGSKDNEDVSTDDDDDSCNDKDAEENESGEDFKIKKVNKARVTKKSAYVITCDKCDEQFVSRKKYVDHCKDVHQSLPGKVYQCDICSKSFASYNSWKEHRACVHTEERQFACTICNATFKRKRDVRTHYMRKHEGRVKRPLCSVCGKILSSRTALVFHMRTHTGEKPYECSICHSKFAQPSQLKIHTRSHTGEKPYICEDCGACFADKGKLNGHKRTHTGERLFKCDVCGKHFATNEYLKCHKRCHMGAKPYKCDVCGKTFGLRASLAQHSNVHADP